The genomic interval CAAAGAATatgcttattttttattttagtatttaattttaaaaaaataaaatgatatcaatttttaaaaacataattaggGTTTAAAAATGATATACAAATTAATGACAAAATCAAATAACAGAAATTCaattgaaaaacataaaatattttttatttgaacacTATAATGAGAATACAAGGTCTCAACTAAAAATTGgagttaaaaaataactaatactAAATTAATTGTAACAcataattttatgtttattcAAGGCCTAGTTAAACAAGGAAAAGAAATGTAACTAACTCGTACAGGGTCACACCTACCctcaataaaaacaaaaaaagtttgaaagtaaaataaaataccaCAAGCATTAATATTGCTTTTCATGAGATTACAACTCAATAGGAATATTGCTTTTCATGAGATTATTAATGGAAAGAACTTAATGACTATCATATGATTAATTAATGTAAGTAAAAGTAGAATAATGCTTTTCCATAATAGAATTTCCACTCTTAATATTCATAATGAATAGATATAGCGACATTAATAATGctgtaatttaaaattattaagtatGGACTGAGTTTATGtggattttgttttatttcacttaagttaaattattattaaagtaaCTAATCACTTGTTTTGCTGTCATTTACATACAACAACCACATTGACTCGCTCtacagtatatatatatatatgcttctCTTTCAAAATTAGGTATTCCACATGTTTAAACcctaaaaacattataaatttcTCAATTCTGAAAATTTGTTTTGTATTCGTATTTTTACTTTACTTGCTTATCGTGACTATCGTGACTGTGTATTAGTCAGTTCAGGATGATTAGGCAGGGAGAACCTGTTAAATAGCAGTTCATTTGACTGCCATGAATTTAAATGTACTAACTAATTAATGAGACAACCAACCATATGCGTTACCTTCTTCTACCTTCGTCTATATAACCTTCCATATCTGTTATGACCCTTTTACTTTTCAATTTCCATTTGTAAAGAGGGAGCAAGAAATGGAGAAGACAGAGGGAGGTAGAACTGAAAAAAGTGAAGAGAAACGGGTGCATGATGCATCTGTTGACTATAAAGGCAGAGTACCTCTACGTGCTTCCACTGGTACATGGAAAGCGGCCCTCTTTGTCCTCAGTAAGATGCTTCTTCACATCAGCTTAATTTTCTATAATCATTTCAATTCTGATGTGTAGTTCATTTTATTGCTTTATTTTCATCATGAACTAAGAAAATGTATTCCAACTAGTGATAAAAAAGTAGCATGTCCTAAAAAGAGTGTTTAGCATACACTGTTACTGTAACAGAAAATTTATCTTCCTGTACAGATACATtacaaaaatagagaaaaataaaatttcccTCATCTCTAAACAATTTAGgagaactttcttcttcttttattggttcttgtttcttcttcttttattggTTCTTGGTAATCGAAAACAAGTTACTATAAAAATGTTCAATATTTGTGTTTGACTTCTACGATCACAACATAACTTGGTTACTCTGCTTCAATTTGAAACAGCAATTGAATTTAGCGAAAGAATAAGTTACTTTGGAATAGCCACTAATCTCATCTCGTACCTGACTAAAGTGATGCATGAAGACCTCAAAACAGCAGCCAAGAATGTAAACTACTGGTCAGGAACAACAACCCTAATGCCTCTGGTTGGAGGATTTGTTGCTGATGCATACACTGGTCGATTTTATATGGTCCTGCTTTCCTCCTTTGTATACCTCATGGTACATCTACTTTCCCCCTAATCAATGTAAACAACATATCTTATTATATTTCTTAACTTATACTTTTACACCTGTTGGATAAATTTGACACGTGCtggaattatttttcttttttccaaaTTTGTTTATAGAATTATATATCACAATACAGTGTTGTGTTAAAATAAAGCTCATTTATTGGTGTGTGAATAAGGGATTAAGCTTGTTGACCATGTCTCAATTCATCCCAAGTATAAAGCCTTGCGACACTAGGATATGCCAACAGCCAAGAAAGGTTCATGAGGtgcttttcttcttttctctttattGTATTTCCTTGGGTACTGGAGGATACAAACCATGCTTGGAAAGCTTTGGAGCTGATCAATTTGATGATGATCACTTGgaagaaaggaagaagaagatgtcTTTTTTCAACTGGTGGAACTTTGCAATGTGCTTTGCGTTGATGATTGGTGCAACCGTGGTTGTTTATGTTCAAGACTTTGTCAGTTGGGGAGTTGCTTGTCTCATCATAACTATTATTATGGCTCTCACAATCATAACTTTCTATGCGGGAAAATCATTTTACAGGTATAGAAGGACACAAGGAAACCCTTTAACACCAATTTTACAAGTCTTAGTTGCagcaataagaaaaagaaatttgTCTTGTCCTTCAAATCCTGCTTTGTTGAATGAGGTCCCAGAGTCAGAGAGGGCCAAAGGAAGGTTTCTGAGACTCACTAGCACACTCAGGTATATCATATACAATAGTTTTactgatttttattataattattttataaattaatccAATCAAACAATATTTAGTTAGATTATAACAATATATGCCTATTAAATTCATTAGTTGAAATTAACGCAAATCAATTCTATAAATAGTTTCCTTGACAAGGCTGCAATAATTGAAGAGGGACATATTGAGGAGAAGAATAATCCATGGAGATTAGTAACAGTGACAAGAGTCGAAGAAACAAAACTTGTTATAAATTTAGTTCCCATATGGCTAACTTCATTAACAGTTGGAGTATGTGTGGCTCAAGGCACAACGCTCTTTGTCAAACAAGCAGCTGCTATGAACTTAAGGATAAGTGACAACTTCAAAATCCCAGCAGCTTCCATGTCCTCTATTTCAGCGGTTGGAACCTTAATAATTGTCCCAATATATGATAGGATTATCgttccaattctaagaaaagtcACTGGTAATGAAAGAGGCATCAACATCCTTACCAGGATCAGCATTGGTATGGCACTGTTTGTCATACTCATGGTTGTTGCTGCCATAGTAGAAGCGAAGAGACTAAGAATGGCTACACATGACGCCCTCTCAGTATGGGAAACCGACCACAATTCTATGAGTGTGTTGTGGTTGATACCTCAATACTTAATCCTTGGCTTTGGGAATTCATTTTCTATAGTTGGTTTGCAAGAGTACTTTTATGATCAAGTTCCAGACACAATGAGAAGCTTAGGAATGGGTTTATATCTAAGTGTGATCGGAACAGGATACTTCTTAAGCAGTTTTCTGATAATAATTGTGGACCATGTCACAGGGAAGAATGGCAAAAGTTGGATTGGGAAGGATATCAATTCAAGTCATCTAAATAGGTTTTATTGGATGTTGGCCATCATAAATGCTTTAAATTTGTGTCTCTTTCTGTTTTTTGCAAAGAGGTATACTTATAAGACTGTGCACAGGACAGTTATAGAAACTGATGGTTGTAAGAATGATGGAGTGGAGATAGTGGTATGATAAAACCGACCTGAGATGCTCCTCATGATTTGCTATAATTTTTACTTAACTAAATATGATTATACAATAAGGTACTctcttaaatatatttatcttgATTTTGGACTAGTGCTCAATTCGTATTTAGAAAATACATTATgtcaaaattcatttttttttcatataaaaaaaggaGATTACAGtgttagatttaaagtttaaCAAAGTTATTTCATTAACACAAATCTTAATGTCTTCTACGAATTGATTTAatgttattgattttttattaaatatgaaagATGTAGAGTATAATTTGGTTTCAGAGATGTTCTAACGAGTTTCTTAAGagttttagtaaaaaataaagaaatacgaataaaaaataaaattaatttttgcagaaaatgcaagaagaaaaaaagatgaTTCTGAAACATGGTAAACCAGAAATTTTACAATGGCAGCATCACTCATGATGGGAAGGAAACTGTTTACAGAGATAGTAGGAGATGTAAAATTGGAAATACGAAACCATTATCAAAGTTAAAATATGGTGAGTCCAAACCATTAAATTCTGAAAAGTACTTTGTTTATGTTTGAAACTAATAACAGACATTGAACAGGTGATTTatcaaatgaaattatttatgaaGTCATTTTTCTAACACCAATATCAACGATAACATATATTATCCCTATAAAAAATGACAAATGATTTGTTCTCAGTAGCTCCAACCAGATAGTAAATATTCTTGGCCGGCCGATCTTCTAacggtttttttttataaatatttttttagtaaaaaataaaattaatttttgcataaactaaaattaacttatgtatatgttaaaaataaaaataaaattgaaaaaaactgAATAAGTGAGTTTTAAAAAGTTAGTACATATAATAAATTAACTTTAACTTATgaaaagttaatttaaatatttttcattcttatTAAAAGGAAGTTTTATGCTTTTGTTTTGGAAGTTTTATGGTTTTGCTTTTTAAACCCTTTTGTTTAGAAGCTAGTAAAGTACTGGCTAGCATGTACATTACTAGACGAACTTTTGAGTCattgaaaaaatgaaattttatgttcCTGTCCACGTATTTTAAATTTGACGGTTAAAAAATATCGAAGTTATTTGATGTTTTAGATCAAATCCGAAAAATCATGAAGAATATTTGGAGATAGGAGAGTAAATGATTAAATTTAAATCATGCTTTTAATAAATTGGGAATATTCATGCATAATGATGTATTAAGTGGGTTGTGTCTAGATatttttataaagtaaaatttatGGTTTGTTTGAGAAAAATTGGAAAACAATAGAAAGTGTTTTCTTGTTGTCaataatattacaaatttgattttttctataaaattgtACGTGCTTTTATCTTAATATTGTACAAAGCTTCGCTTCAAACGATCTCGAGTGTAAGTTCAATCACTACAAGATAAAAAAGAAGGTTTTAATGAAGGTTATTTAGCAGATGTTAATATAATTCtaagaattgatttaattaattgaggttttttctaaaacatCAACAAAATAACATATGTTTTTTTCACCTTCAAtaattttcaaaggtttatttaaAAACTTCCGCAAAATAATGgaatttttttaaccttcgttaattttcaaaggtttattttaaaacctcggCAAAATAAcatagattttttaaaatttcgtttagttaatttccaaaggtttattctaaattCTTATCAAAATAAtggagtttttttaattttcattaagtttgaaaagtttattgtaaaacatcaaaaaaatattttagattttctcaaatctcaataaataaatataattaaagttttttataaacaaattattaaaaatataattttaatatatttgataactAAATTTTTAAAGTGTAAGTTTgaacatataaattatattaatttttgaattatataattcaaaatatacataAGAGTAAAGTTAGAGGAGTATTAAAGAAAGAatgatcataaaaaaaattaataattatacgcaattattgtacGTAATTATTGTACGCGCAgttatacaaaattaatttgataatttgaTTTGATAATGATAGGATTAGAGATGAAGAAACATGGTTGTTTAGTCTTCAATAATGAATTTAAAACATGTTTAATATTTGAACCTCTCTTACACTCTAACTGTCGAGATTCCTAAGTCTATTCATTCAACTGTTGTCAAAATCTTCAACGTCCATCCTATGATGTGTGCAAACTTATTCATCTGGACTACCTAGACCTTCATTGAACTAGATTATCTGAGATGCCGCCTTTTTTCAATGACTTGAAAACCCTCACAGTTTTGACAAATTTTTTCACAAACAGAGATAATAGCGATTGTAACATTGGTGTGATGGAGAATTTTCTAAAGCTTCTGGTTTATTATCAATCATGAATTTAGAAGAGGTGGTTGATGATGCTTTAAGGACAtacttgaaaaacaaaaaacaccTTAAAAAATTGGAGTTCATCTGGACAACAACACTGAATTTATACATACAGAAAGATACAAATGTGGTTGATAAGTTTCAGTCACACAAATATTTGGAAGGACTCATTATTGAAAACTTTGGTGTTAATTTTTTTGGTTGTTTTGAAAATCATTGGCGGAAGAAATTGCACAACCCTTCCATCTTTAGGACAATTGCCttctcttagtttttttttatcagcaataaattgCCTTCTCTGAGTAGAttgtatttaattagttttatcAGGTTGGAGTCGATTGATACAAAATTAGGTCGAATTAGATCGTTGACATTTCTTGAATTTAATAACATGCAATGAGTGGAAGGAATGACTGCATTTAGGGACTTTCTTTCACGTGTACACattcattaaattatattaatttttgaattatataattcaaaatatacataCACTTAATTGGTACATACAGAAGAGAAGTGGTTATAACCAAATTTGCAGTCCTACAGGTTTCTTATGcttcataaaatatattaattttaaaagaagaGTAGAGTTAGAGGAGCATTAAAGAAAGAAtgatcataaattttttttaataattatacgTAATTATTGTACGCGCaattatacaaaattaatttgataatgataGGATTAGAGGTGAAGAAACATGGTTGTTTAGTCTTCCAGATTCAATAATGAATTTAAAACATATTCAATATTTGGACTTTTCTTACACTCTGATCCTATGATGTGTGCAAACTTATTCATCTGGACTACCTAGACCTTCGTGGAACTAGATTATCTGAGATGCCGCCTTTTTTCAATGACTTGAAAACTCTCACAGTTTTGACAAATTTTTTCACAAACAGAGATAGCGATTGTAGCATTGGTGTGATGGAGAATTTTCTAAAGTTTCTGGTTTATTATCAATCATGAATTTAGAAGAGGTGGTTGAAGATGCTTTAAGGACAgacttgaaaaacaaaaaacaccTTAAAAAATTGGAGTTCATCAGACAACAACACTGAATCTAGACATACAGAAAGATACAAATGTGGTTGATAAGTTTCAGTCACAAATATTTCTCATTATTGAAAACTTTGGTGTTAATATTTTTGGTTGTTTTGAAAATCATTGACGGAAGAAATTGCACTACCCTTCCATCTTTAGGACAATTGCCTAATCTTAGTGGTTATAACCAAATTTGCAGCCCTACAGGTTTCTTATGCTTCAtacaatatattaattttaaaagaagaGTAGAGTTAGAGGAGTATTAAAGAAAGAatgatcataatttttttttaataattatacgcaattattgtacGTAATTATTGTACGCACaattatacaaaattaatttgataatttgaTTTGATAATGACAGGATCAGAGGTGAAGAAACATGGTTGTTTTAATAATGAATTTAAAACATGTTCAATATTTGGACCTCTCTTACATTCTAATTGTCGAGAAGTCCATTCATTCCACTGTTGTCAAAATCTTCAACATCCATCCTATGATGTGTGCAAACTTATTCTTCTGACTACCTAGACCTTCGTGGAACTAGATTATCCGAGATGCCGCCTTTTTTCAATGACTTGAAAATCCTCAcagttttgaaattttttttcacaaagaGATAGCGACGGTAACATTGGTGTGATGGAGAATTTTCTAAAGTTTCTGGTTTATTATAATCATGAATTTAGAAGAGGTGGTTGAAGATGGACGGTAACATTGGTGTGATGGAGAATTTTCTAAAGTTTCTGGTTTATTATAATCATGAATTTAGAAGAGGTGGTTGAAGATGCCGCCTTTTTTCAATGACTTGAAAATCCTCAcagttttgaaatttttttttcacaaagagATAGCGACGGTAACATTGGTGTGATGGAGAATTTTCTAAAGTTTCTGGTTTATTATCAATCATGAATTTAGAAGAGGTGGTTGAAGATGCTTTAAGGACAGACTTTGGTGTTAATTTTTTTGGTTGTTTTGAAAATCATTGGCGGAAGAAATTGCACGACCCTTCCATCTTTAGGACAATTGCCTTCTCTTAGTGGTTATAACCAAATTTGCAGTCCTACAGGTTTCTTATGCTTCAtacaatatattaattttaaaagaagaGTAGAGTTAGATGAGtattaaagaaagaaagatcataaaaaaaattaataattatacgcaattattgtacGTAATTATTGTACGCGCaattatacaaaattaataatgaatttAGAAGAGGTGGTTGATGATGCTTTAAGGACAgacttgaaaaacaaaaaacaccTTAAAAAATTGGAGTTCATCTGAACAACAACACTGAATCTAGACATAAAGAAAGATACAAATGTGATTGATAAGTTTCAGTCACACAAATATTTGGAAGGACTCATTATTGAAAACTTTGGTGGTAATTTTTTTGGTCGTTTTGAAAATCATTGACGGAAGAAATTGCATAAGCCTTCCATCTTTATCATTATTGAAAACTTTGGTGTTAATTTTTTTGGTTGTTTTGAAAATCATTGGCGGAAGAAATTGCACAACCCTTCCATCTTTAGGACAATTGCCTTCTCTTAGTGGTTATAACCAAATTTGCAGTCCTACAGGTTTCTTATGCTTCAtacaatatattaattttaaaagaagaGTAGAGTTAGAGGAGtattaaagaaagaaagatcataattttttttttaataattatacgcaattattgtacGTAATTATTGTACGCGCaattatacaaaattaatttgataatttgaTTTGATAATGATAGGATCAGAGATGAAGAAACATGGTTGTTTAGTCTTCCAGATTCAATAATGAATTTAAAACATGTTCAATATTTGGACTTTTCTTACACTCTAATTGTCGAGATTCCTAAGTCCATTCATTCCACTGTTGTCAAAATCTTCAACGTCCATCCTATGATGTGTGCAAACTTATTCATCTGGACTACCTAGACCTTCGTGGAACTAGATTATCTGAGATGCCGCCTTTTTTCAATGACTTGAAAACTCTCACAGTTTTGACAAATTTTTTCACAAACAGAGATAGCGATTGTAGCATTGGCGTGATGGAGAATTTTCTAAAGCTTCTGGTTTATTATCAATCATGAATTTAGAAGAGGTGGTTGATGATGCCTCAAGGATAGACTTGAAAATCCAAAAACACCTTAAAAAATTGGAGTTCATCTGGACAACAACACTGAATCTAGACATACAGAAAGATACAAATGTGGTTGATAAGTTTCAGTCACACAAATATTTGGAAGGACTCATTATTGAAAACTTTGGTGGTAATTTTTTTGGTCGTTTTGAAAATCATTGGCGGAAGAAATTGCACAACCCTTCCATCTTTAGGACAATTGCCTTCTCTTAGTAGAttgtatttaattagttttatcAGTTTCGAGTCGATTGGTACAAAATTAGGTCGAATTAGATCGTTGACATTTCTTGAATTTAATAACATGCAATGAGTGGAAGGAATGACTGCATATAAGGACTTTCTTTCCCGTGTACAATATATAGGGAAAATGTTGATTCATTATTCCTGGAGAACTTTTTTTACCATTGAACCATTGATAGTGCTgaagttttttttgttaaatagcCTATCAAATGTTTGATCTTCACCAACAaacaattaagaaaataatgataattaaataattatacgTAATTATTGTACGTCGCaattattgtacgcaattaatttaataatgataaaattcaTGATTAGTAAATCACTACCTAATTAACTTGTAATTTGGAGGGAGAAAATGTTTAAACTCAATAACAAAGAGaatatttatgatatattaataatatataatctataataaataaattaaataaataaaaagaatctcaaatacaaatatttttttttaaaaaaaatattagtgtaGGTACTATAATGCTAATATTTTTATCCTAATAAGTAAAATTATAACTTCATGtacaatatattaattttattatcatttataataaaatatttaaatatataatttattataaataataattactaattgtaaaaaatatatattggtTATGACTCTCACACATCACATTGGTGACATTGTTGTTTCAATTTGGAGCAGCAATTGAATTTTGTGAAAGAATAAGCTACTTTGGAATATCTTATCTTGTATCTGACTAAAGTGATGCATGAAGACTTCGAAACAGCAACTAAGAATGTAAAGTACTGGTCAGGAACAACAATCCTAATGCCTCTGGTTGGGGTATTTATTACTGATACTATACTGGTAGATTTTATATGAACTTGTAGTCCTATACCTAATGGTAAATCTACTTTTCCCTAATTAATGTGAACAACTTATCTTATTATACTTAGTAACTTATTGTAgtgtagacttgtctaacactagagagatgatagtataattgtggacaaatgtccccaagtcgtctctcaactaatccaatagtaaaatcagtttatCAGGATTTAAAATCTCtttgcaagcaataaaagttagcaataacaataaagatgaaaaggggatttgagatagttgtgcaaaaaatataaaaaagattaaaatagcaaataaaaagcagttgatcccaagttcttccaccattgaattttttacaggttctctaaagattaatcttttctcaatcctccaacagagctaaaccagattgaacatgcgccgatctgattcaactaaaactcaccagtaaagcatgcgtctactagtttaatcaatacccactttgttcatGCGTATattccatgggaatgcttacctcctctcccttgaatcatgcgcacaagaaattaattagaacaatgcgaactaactaagaaaccaaagtttaagataaggaagactgtcaatcatgcgttcaagtacaacctctcacaaaaaccagttttccaggagattagacaataaaaacaactgctatagagaattaaaaatcgaaacttttattgaacaaaacctcagaactcaatggggaattaccaaagaatcaaccaaaaaggtttagccttccatgcggagacaaaacaaaagaattactaagaagaaaataaactaagaaaaccctatgaagc from Phaseolus vulgaris cultivar G19833 chromosome 1, P. vulgaris v2.0, whole genome shotgun sequence carries:
- the LOC137816111 gene encoding protein NRT1/ PTR FAMILY 5.7-like encodes the protein MENTVTERNVHDASVDYRGRLPLRASTGVWKAALFVLAIEFCERISYFGIASNLISYLTKVMHEDLETATKNVNYWSGTTTLMPLVGGFIADTYTGRFYMILLSSFVYLMGLSLLTMSQFIPSIKPCDTGICKQPRKVHEVFFFFSLYCISLGTGGYKPCLESFGADQFDDGHLEERKKKMSFFNWWNFVLCFALVLSATMIVYVQDFVSWGVAFLIITFLMALTIIAFFVGRPFYRYRRTGRNPLSQILQVLIAAVRKRNLSCPSNPALLYEVPQSERSKDRLLRLTSTLSFLDKAAIIDEEHVEEKNNPWRLATVTRVEETKLIINLVPIWLTSLTVGVCIAQGTTLFVKQAAAMNLKISDNFKIPAASMSSLSAVGILIIVPIYDRIIVPLMRKITGNERGIDILTRISIGMALYVILMIVAALVETKRLRMETDNNSMSVLWLIPQYLILGVGDSFCIVGLQEYFYDQVPHSMKSLGMGLYLSVIGAGYFLSNFFIIIVDHVTGKKGKSWIGKDINSSHLDKFYWLLTIINALNLTEKSEEKRVHDASVDYKGRVPLRASTGTWKAALFVLTIEFSERISYFGIATNLISYLTKVMHEDLKTAAKNVNYWSGTTTLMPLVGGFVADAYTGRFYMVLLSSFVYLMGLSLLTMSQFIPSIKPCDTRICQQPRKVHEVLFFFSLYCISLGTGGYKPCLESFGADQFDDDHLEERKKKMSFFNWWNFAMCFALMIGATVVVYVQDFVSWGVACLIITIIMALTIITFYAGKSFYRYRRTQGNPLTPILQVLVAAIRKRNLSCPSNPALLNEVPESERAKGRFLRLTSTLSFLDKAAIIEEGHIEEKNNPWRLVTVTRVEETKLVINLVPIWLTSLTVGVCVAQGTTLFVKQAAAMNLRISDNFKIPAASMSSISAVGTLIIVPIYDRIIVPILRKVTGNERGINILTRISIGMALFVILMVVAAIVEAKRLRMATHDALSVWETDHNSMSVLWLIPQYLILGFGNSFSIVGLQEYFYDQVPDTMRSLGMGLYLSVIGTGYFLSSFLIIIVDHVTGKNGKSWIGKDINSSHLNRFYWMLAIINALNLCLFLFFAKRYTYKTVHRTVIETDGCKNDGVEIVV